The Nocardioides pantholopis genome window below encodes:
- a CDS encoding alpha-(1->3)-arabinofuranosyltransferase, with protein MSDTTDERTRFRFRIAAACALLVGLAFVQDPGFLVPDTKFDLVVAPGEFLSRALHLWDGEGAFGQLQNQAYGYLWPMGPFFWLGISAGLPAWVVQRLWMALVLTVAFTGAAKVARALGVRSDLACIAAGLAFALSPRMLTTLGPISIEAWPSALAPWVLLPLVIGAERGSARRAAALSALAVAMVGGVNAAATFAVIPMGAIWLLTRTPGPRRRALMLWWPVFTVLGTLWWLVPLFVMGAYSPPFLDYIETTSVTTFPTTLFDVLRGTSNWVPYVDAGSRAGNDLLRTPYLILNGAVVLGLGLVGLLGRWCPHRRFLVLSLLTGVLMVGAGHAGAVEGWFSADLRGLLDGVLAPLRNVHKFDPLVRLPLVIGFAVVLDRVLARRVARSTSAAGAPDRGTMTLERVNRVAVVAMALTALLGSTLPVVSGRVTPAGAHLEVPDYWSETADWLAEEGEETTALLVPGAPFGEYLWGSPKDEPLQYLAESPWAVRNVIPLTRAGNIRMLDGVESRLAQGAGSPGLTAALRRAGVRHLVVRNDLGDRSDVPDPVLVHQALRDSPGLVRVASFGPELGGGAVLDDDQGDRVVVNGGWQARYPAVEVFRVAGTTEPAVSAASATTLVGGPEDLADLLDLGVVGTEPTVLAADGAQPEDGVDGPVVLTDGLQAREHFFARIHDGSSAVLTPGDRRRSGNPARDYLLDDAERWSTSAVLDGAASLSASSSGSDSDTAGGPRPGELPYAAVDGDPGTQWRSGSAAGRAWWRLDLADPRAVSQVTLRGGPDAADNQVLRVRTAAGVSEPVQLAAGETRRVVLPAGETAWVRIEDAGPGDQMVAVAEVEVPGVEVRRRLALPEIPAAWGTPAAVVVRALGDARRGCAEVDDTVRCLAERARAPEEASAMGRVLTLPESATWQPELSVRPVAGRALDRAMLRGQAVDVQASSTAVPDSRASAVAAIDGSAATTWLAAPDDLRPTLTLNWLGKRRVGSVRVALNDTVAARRPTRVSVSWPGGTREVALNAQGVGRFPRVRTDTLQVRIERTDATASLGFDAQPQAIGVGISEMSVGGVPYLPLGLSEDRRDLGCGSGPVVSVAGARYASAVVASSAELLAGKAVEARLCSTEDGTISTPAGRSVIDVAGSDAFAPASLVLRDADPGAAALPAGAQAARLDLGSSTRRVEPTEGAGLVVLRQNANPGWLATQDGAELEPVVVDGWQQGWRLDGDGPVEARFAPDTAYRTGLAVGAACLLVLLGAVLVLRRRWRGPEHPPLAERELPSLLVLALALLGAGLVAGWVGLLLGAVAAAAAYALRASEPTRALLFAAPAVVVGAGYAIQPWGDPSGWAGDSRWLGYLLVVSVVGLVVSLAEGRIWRRGIFSRSAGRSTTR; from the coding sequence GTGAGCGACACCACGGACGAGCGCACCCGGTTCCGGTTCCGGATCGCGGCAGCGTGCGCGCTGCTGGTCGGCCTCGCGTTCGTCCAGGACCCCGGCTTCCTCGTCCCGGACACGAAGTTCGACCTGGTGGTCGCACCGGGGGAGTTCCTCTCCCGGGCGCTGCACCTGTGGGACGGCGAGGGGGCCTTCGGGCAGCTGCAGAACCAGGCCTACGGCTACCTGTGGCCGATGGGCCCGTTCTTCTGGCTCGGTATCTCCGCCGGCCTCCCGGCCTGGGTGGTCCAGCGGCTGTGGATGGCGCTGGTGCTGACCGTCGCGTTCACGGGCGCTGCGAAGGTCGCCCGCGCCCTGGGGGTCCGCTCGGACCTGGCCTGCATCGCGGCCGGCCTCGCCTTCGCGCTCTCGCCCCGGATGCTCACGACGCTGGGCCCGATCTCGATCGAGGCGTGGCCCAGCGCGCTGGCGCCCTGGGTCCTGCTGCCGCTGGTGATCGGCGCCGAGCGCGGCTCGGCGCGCCGGGCGGCGGCGCTCTCGGCGCTGGCCGTCGCGATGGTCGGCGGCGTCAACGCGGCAGCGACGTTCGCGGTCATCCCGATGGGCGCCATCTGGCTGCTGACCCGCACCCCCGGCCCGCGGCGCCGGGCGCTGATGCTGTGGTGGCCGGTGTTCACGGTGCTCGGGACCCTGTGGTGGCTGGTGCCGCTCTTCGTGATGGGCGCCTACAGCCCGCCGTTCCTGGACTACATCGAGACGACCTCGGTCACGACGTTCCCGACGACGCTCTTCGACGTCCTGCGCGGCACCTCGAACTGGGTTCCGTACGTCGACGCGGGATCGCGCGCGGGCAACGACCTGCTCCGTACGCCGTACCTGATCCTCAACGGCGCGGTCGTGCTCGGGCTCGGGCTGGTCGGGCTCCTGGGGCGGTGGTGCCCGCACCGCCGGTTCCTGGTCCTCTCGCTGCTGACGGGCGTGCTGATGGTCGGGGCCGGCCATGCGGGTGCCGTCGAGGGCTGGTTCTCCGCCGACCTGCGGGGCCTGCTCGACGGGGTGCTGGCGCCCCTGCGCAACGTCCACAAGTTCGACCCGCTGGTCCGGCTGCCGCTCGTGATCGGGTTCGCGGTCGTCCTGGACCGGGTCCTCGCCCGCCGAGTCGCCCGTTCCACCAGCGCGGCCGGCGCCCCGGACCGCGGCACGATGACGCTGGAGCGGGTGAACCGGGTGGCGGTCGTGGCGATGGCGCTGACCGCCCTGCTCGGCTCCACGCTGCCGGTCGTCTCCGGCCGGGTCACGCCTGCGGGCGCCCACCTGGAGGTCCCCGACTACTGGAGCGAGACCGCTGACTGGCTCGCCGAGGAGGGCGAGGAGACCACCGCGCTGCTGGTGCCCGGCGCGCCCTTCGGCGAGTACCTGTGGGGCTCGCCCAAGGACGAGCCGCTGCAGTACCTCGCCGAGTCCCCCTGGGCGGTTCGCAACGTCATCCCGCTGACCCGGGCGGGCAACATCCGGATGCTCGACGGGGTGGAGTCCCGGCTCGCCCAGGGTGCCGGGTCGCCCGGTCTGACCGCCGCGCTGCGGCGGGCGGGCGTGCGGCACCTCGTGGTGCGCAACGACCTGGGGGACCGCTCCGACGTCCCCGACCCGGTGCTCGTGCACCAGGCACTGCGCGACTCGCCCGGCCTGGTGCGCGTGGCCAGCTTTGGACCCGAGCTCGGCGGCGGCGCCGTGCTCGACGACGACCAGGGCGACCGGGTCGTGGTCAACGGCGGCTGGCAGGCCAGGTATCCGGCGGTCGAGGTCTTCCGGGTCGCCGGGACGACCGAGCCGGCCGTCTCCGCAGCCTCCGCGACGACCCTGGTCGGCGGCCCCGAGGACCTGGCGGACCTCCTCGACCTCGGCGTGGTCGGCACCGAGCCGACCGTGCTCGCCGCCGACGGCGCGCAGCCGGAGGACGGCGTCGACGGGCCGGTCGTCCTCACCGACGGGCTCCAGGCCCGCGAGCACTTCTTCGCCCGGATCCACGACGGCTCCTCCGCGGTGCTGACGCCCGGTGACCGGCGCCGGTCCGGCAACCCCGCGCGCGACTACCTGCTCGACGACGCCGAGCGGTGGTCCACGTCGGCGGTGCTCGACGGGGCCGCCAGCCTGTCGGCGTCCTCGTCGGGCTCCGACTCCGACACCGCCGGAGGGCCGCGGCCCGGTGAGCTCCCGTACGCCGCGGTCGACGGCGACCCGGGAACCCAGTGGCGCTCCGGCTCCGCCGCTGGACGCGCCTGGTGGCGGCTGGACCTGGCCGACCCCCGTGCGGTCTCCCAGGTCACCCTGCGGGGTGGCCCGGACGCGGCGGACAACCAGGTGCTGCGGGTCCGCACCGCCGCGGGCGTCTCGGAGCCGGTCCAGCTCGCCGCGGGGGAGACCCGGCGGGTGGTGCTCCCGGCGGGCGAGACCGCCTGGGTGCGGATCGAGGACGCCGGCCCCGGGGACCAGATGGTCGCGGTCGCCGAGGTCGAGGTCCCGGGAGTCGAGGTGCGGCGCCGGCTGGCGCTCCCCGAGATCCCCGCGGCCTGGGGCACGCCGGCCGCCGTCGTGGTGCGCGCCCTGGGCGACGCCCGGCGAGGCTGTGCGGAGGTCGACGACACGGTGCGGTGCCTGGCCGAACGGGCCCGGGCACCCGAGGAGGCCTCGGCGATGGGGCGGGTCCTGACCCTCCCGGAGTCGGCCACCTGGCAGCCCGAGCTGTCGGTGCGGCCGGTGGCCGGCCGGGCGCTGGACCGGGCCATGCTGCGGGGTCAGGCCGTCGACGTCCAGGCCTCGTCCACGGCGGTCCCGGACTCCCGGGCCTCGGCGGTGGCCGCGATCGACGGCAGCGCGGCCACGACCTGGCTGGCCGCTCCCGACGACCTGCGTCCGACCCTCACGCTCAACTGGCTCGGGAAGCGCCGGGTGGGCTCCGTGCGGGTAGCCCTCAACGACACCGTCGCCGCGCGCCGGCCCACCCGGGTGAGCGTGAGCTGGCCGGGCGGGACCCGCGAGGTCGCGCTCAACGCCCAGGGTGTGGGTCGGTTCCCGCGGGTGCGGACCGACACCCTCCAGGTCCGGATCGAGCGCACCGACGCCACCGCGAGCCTCGGCTTCGACGCCCAGCCGCAGGCGATCGGCGTCGGGATCAGCGAGATGTCCGTCGGCGGGGTGCCCTACCTCCCGCTCGGCCTCTCCGAGGACCGGCGCGACCTCGGCTGCGGCAGCGGCCCGGTGGTCAGCGTGGCCGGGGCCAGGTACGCGTCGGCGGTCGTCGCGTCGTCGGCCGAGCTGCTGGCCGGGAAGGCCGTCGAGGCCCGCCTGTGCAGCACCGAGGACGGCACGATCAGCACTCCCGCGGGACGGTCCGTGATCGACGTGGCCGGCTCGGACGCCTTCGCCCCGGCGAGCCTGGTGCTCCGGGACGCCGACCCGGGGGCCGCGGCCCTCCCCGCGGGCGCGCAGGCCGCCCGGCTCGACCTGGGTTCGAGCACCCGGCGGGTCGAGCCGACCGAGGGCGCCGGGCTCGTCGTCCTCCGGCAGAACGCCAACCCGGGATGGCTGGCCACCCAGGACGGCGCCGAGCTCGAGCCGGTCGTCGTCGACGGCTGGCAGCAGGGCTGGCGGCTGGACGGCGACGGGCCGGTCGAGGCGCGGTTCGCTCCGGACACGGCGTACCGGACCGGCCTGGCGGTGGGCGCGGCCTGCCTGCTCGTCCTGCTCGGCGCGGTCCTCGTGCTCCGGCGTCGCTGGCGCGGCCCGGAGCACCCGCCCCTCGCCGAGCGCGAGCTCCCGTCCCTGCTGGTGCTGGCGCTGGCGCTCCTCGGTGCCGGGCTGGTCGCCGGGTGGGTCGGCCTGCTCCTGGGGGCGGTCGCCGCCGCGGCGGCGTACGCCCTGCGCGCGAGCGAGCCGACCCGCGCCCTGCTGTTCGCCGCACCGGCGGTCGTCGTCGGTGCGGGCTACGCGATCCAGCCGTGGGGCGACCCCTCCGGATGGGCCGGGGACTCGCGGTGGCTGGGCTACCTGCTGGTGGTCTCGGTGGTCGGGCTGGTGGTCTCGCTCGCCGAGGGCCGGATCTGGCGCCGGGGCATCTTCAGCCGCAGCGCCGGACGCTCCACGACCCGGTAG
- a CDS encoding class I SAM-dependent methyltransferase: MLRPETPVRGPWRPTLRRSVRLFRAFGHEQSDPALFYTALAEDSAAQLAHFVDLRGATLLDVGGGPGYFRDAFAAAGATYYSLDADAGELAGLGEIAPGTVVGSGMNLPFADDSVDVCYSSNVLEHVPDPWRMAEEMVRVTRPGGTVFLSWTVWYGPWGGHETAPWHFLGGSRARRRYARKHGHEPKNRYGESLFAVTVRDGLRWVEAQRDAEVVATLPRYNPRWSWWLLRVPVVRELVTWNLVLVLRKR; encoded by the coding sequence GTGCTGAGGCCGGAGACTCCCGTTCGTGGTCCGTGGCGACCCACCCTGCGCCGCTCGGTGCGGTTGTTCCGGGCCTTCGGTCACGAGCAGTCCGACCCGGCGCTGTTCTACACCGCGCTGGCCGAGGACTCGGCGGCCCAGCTCGCGCACTTCGTCGACCTGCGCGGGGCGACCCTGCTCGACGTGGGCGGCGGGCCCGGGTACTTCCGGGACGCCTTCGCGGCCGCCGGTGCCACCTACTACTCCCTGGACGCGGACGCCGGAGAGCTGGCCGGACTGGGCGAGATCGCGCCGGGAACCGTCGTCGGGTCGGGGATGAACCTGCCGTTCGCCGACGACTCCGTCGACGTCTGCTACTCCTCCAACGTCCTCGAGCACGTCCCCGACCCCTGGCGGATGGCCGAGGAGATGGTCCGGGTGACGAGGCCCGGCGGCACGGTCTTCCTCAGCTGGACTGTCTGGTACGGGCCGTGGGGCGGCCACGAGACCGCCCCGTGGCACTTCCTCGGCGGCAGCCGCGCGCGCCGCCGCTACGCGCGCAAGCACGGGCACGAGCCGAAGAACCGGTACGGCGAGTCGCTCTTCGCGGTCACGGTGCGCGACGGCCTGCGGTGGGTCGAGGCCCAGCGGGACGCCGAGGTGGTCGCCACGCTGCCGCGCTACAACCCGCGCTGGTCGTGGTGGCTGCTGCGCGTCCCGGTCGTGCGAGAGCTGGTGACATGGAACCTCGTCCTGGTCCTCCGCAAGCGGTGA
- a CDS encoding acyltransferase family protein: MSTSLGARVGEAVTPPPPATGGTFPVLDTLRAVGALCVVTTHAAFWAGEYTGNGVWGTLLARLDVGVAIFFVLSGFLLARPWLIRAADGTTRPAVRPYLRKRFLRIAPLYVVTVVLALSLVQENRDLGVADWLRTLLMLDTATGQVFPAGLTQMWSLAVEVAFYLVLPLVMLLAVGRGRPLRIDRVLLCLAALGAVSVYWHLDAVPRLEAVIDGAPVQWLPAYLSWFAVGLLLALVQVLHERGIAPRWAATIVALGRQPGSCWVLAVALLLVCATPLAGPSMFDAPSPAEALAKNVLYATIGFLVVVTGVFTVSGGRYEQALGHLAARRLGWISYGIFCLHLPVLHLVMWSTGWPLFQGRGLQIWLLTVLISVAAAEVAYRVVERPALRLKMPRRQIRPSASETTSPTTETTSR, translated from the coding sequence CGCCCGCCACCGGCGGCACCTTCCCAGTGCTCGACACCCTGCGCGCCGTCGGCGCCCTGTGCGTCGTCACCACCCACGCCGCCTTCTGGGCCGGCGAGTACACCGGCAACGGTGTCTGGGGCACCCTGCTGGCCCGGCTGGACGTGGGCGTCGCCATCTTCTTCGTCCTCTCCGGGTTCCTGCTGGCCCGGCCGTGGCTGATCCGCGCGGCCGACGGGACGACCCGGCCCGCGGTGCGGCCCTACCTGCGCAAGCGCTTCCTGCGGATCGCGCCGCTCTACGTCGTCACGGTCGTGCTCGCGCTGTCGCTGGTGCAGGAGAACCGCGACCTGGGCGTCGCCGACTGGCTGCGCACGCTCCTGATGCTCGACACCGCGACCGGGCAGGTCTTCCCCGCCGGGCTCACCCAGATGTGGAGCCTCGCCGTCGAGGTGGCCTTCTACCTGGTGCTGCCCCTCGTGATGCTCCTGGCCGTAGGCCGCGGCCGGCCGCTCCGGATCGACCGGGTGCTCCTCTGCCTGGCCGCGCTGGGGGCCGTCAGCGTCTACTGGCACCTGGACGCGGTGCCCCGGCTGGAGGCCGTCATCGATGGGGCGCCTGTCCAGTGGCTGCCGGCCTACCTCTCGTGGTTCGCGGTCGGCCTGCTCCTCGCCCTGGTCCAGGTGCTGCACGAGCGCGGGATCGCGCCCCGGTGGGCCGCCACGATCGTGGCCCTCGGGCGCCAGCCCGGCAGCTGCTGGGTCCTGGCCGTCGCGCTGCTGCTGGTCTGCGCGACGCCCCTGGCGGGCCCCTCGATGTTCGATGCCCCGAGTCCCGCCGAGGCGCTGGCGAAGAACGTGCTGTACGCCACCATCGGCTTCCTGGTCGTGGTGACCGGCGTCTTCACCGTCTCCGGAGGCCGCTACGAGCAGGCTCTCGGCCACCTCGCGGCCCGGCGCCTCGGCTGGATCTCCTACGGCATCTTCTGCCTGCACCTGCCGGTGCTCCACCTGGTGATGTGGAGCACCGGCTGGCCGCTGTTCCAGGGACGCGGCCTGCAGATCTGGCTGCTCACCGTGCTCATCAGCGTGGCCGCCGCCGAGGTCGCCTACCGGGTCGTGGAGCGTCCGGCGCTGCGGCTGAAGATGCCCCGGCGCCAGATCCGGCCCTCGGCGAGCGAGACCACCAGCCCGACCACCGAGACCACCAGCAGGTAG